A stretch of Allostreptomyces psammosilenae DNA encodes these proteins:
- a CDS encoding prenyltransferase/squalene oxidase repeat-containing protein, translating to MPLDAYRTADGGARQGPADLWCTYAAVRTLTWLGAAPADPEATAAFLRGRQNADGAFAWQKGLPSDVWATYYCTQALSDLGGEIPRRGELADWLARTQHPTGGFAMTPGQRPDVWATYYATRLWDEILRRPVPGPRALRRWLAGLQREDGALGWYPGAPDSDVRACYYGALAWRAAFADRAVPWRRTDLLGWLGERQRPDGGYVFDTASTASCLWATFRAVRALDALGARPARAADCARWISARQTATASFTRWEGYPDPDVWAAFSAVGAAQTLGHPLPDAAPVLAFLKECELPEGGFTYRRVEAAGDSLATSALLLVDAAAGGADTPRARERARWLHAAHLPYEGGVMYMPGRGAEIRCTLWAVGALAAAGRPALDGDRIAAWLRRLQNRDGGFGYWHGRASDMVATVSALEILAGLGRRPQEVLDATRLADFVEACRGAGGYGQVPGAAPTCAATAQALRARHLLGERDEARRLAADTLPGYASRLGGYTAGRRGVPDLVSTYQAVLTRQVLELPVDTADLGRLLDRLRPDGEGYAWSPLGRRSGGPLATALGTLLNGPDPLVPLNL from the coding sequence ATGCCCCTCGACGCGTACCGCACCGCGGACGGCGGGGCCCGCCAGGGGCCGGCCGACCTGTGGTGCACCTACGCCGCCGTGCGCACGCTGACCTGGCTCGGCGCCGCCCCGGCCGACCCGGAGGCCACCGCGGCCTTCCTGCGCGGACGCCAGAACGCCGATGGCGCCTTCGCCTGGCAGAAGGGGCTCCCCTCGGACGTCTGGGCCACCTACTACTGCACCCAGGCGCTGAGCGACCTCGGCGGCGAGATCCCCCGCCGCGGGGAGCTGGCCGACTGGCTGGCGCGCACCCAGCACCCCACCGGCGGCTTCGCCATGACCCCGGGGCAGCGGCCGGACGTCTGGGCCACCTACTACGCCACCCGCCTCTGGGACGAGATCCTGCGGCGGCCCGTCCCCGGGCCGCGGGCGCTGCGCCGCTGGCTCGCCGGCCTCCAGCGGGAGGACGGCGCGCTGGGGTGGTACCCGGGCGCCCCGGACTCCGACGTGCGCGCCTGCTACTACGGCGCACTGGCCTGGCGGGCGGCCTTCGCCGACCGCGCGGTTCCCTGGCGCCGCACCGACCTGCTCGGATGGCTGGGGGAGCGGCAGCGGCCGGACGGCGGCTACGTCTTCGACACCGCCTCCACCGCCTCCTGCCTGTGGGCCACCTTCCGCGCCGTGCGCGCCCTGGACGCCCTCGGCGCCCGGCCCGCCCGCGCCGCCGACTGCGCCCGCTGGATCTCCGCCCGGCAGACCGCCACCGCCTCCTTCACCCGCTGGGAGGGCTACCCGGATCCCGACGTCTGGGCGGCCTTCAGCGCCGTGGGGGCGGCGCAGACCCTCGGCCACCCGCTGCCGGACGCGGCACCGGTGCTGGCCTTCCTCAAGGAGTGCGAGCTGCCCGAGGGCGGCTTCACCTACCGTCGCGTCGAGGCGGCCGGGGACAGCCTGGCGACCTCGGCCCTGCTGCTGGTCGACGCCGCCGCCGGCGGCGCCGACACGCCGCGGGCGCGGGAGCGCGCCCGCTGGCTGCACGCCGCCCACCTGCCGTACGAGGGCGGGGTGATGTACATGCCCGGGCGGGGCGCGGAGATCCGCTGCACGCTGTGGGCGGTCGGCGCCCTCGCCGCCGCCGGGCGCCCCGCGCTGGACGGCGACCGGATCGCGGCCTGGCTGCGCCGGCTGCAGAACCGCGACGGCGGGTTCGGCTACTGGCACGGCCGCGCCTCCGACATGGTGGCCACGGTGTCGGCGCTGGAGATCCTCGCCGGGCTGGGCCGCCGCCCGCAGGAGGTGCTCGACGCCACGCGGCTGGCCGACTTCGTGGAGGCCTGCCGCGGCGCGGGCGGTTACGGCCAGGTGCCCGGCGCCGCCCCCACCTGCGCCGCCACCGCCCAGGCGCTGCGGGCCCGGCACCTGCTCGGCGAGCGGGACGAGGCCCGCCGCCTCGCCGCCGACACGCTCCCCGGGTACGCCTCCCGCCTGGGGGGTTACACGGCGGGCCGGCGCGGCGTGCCGGACCTCGTCTCCACCTACCAGGCCGTGCTCACCCGGCAGGTCCTCGAACTGCCGGTGGACACCGCCGACCTCGGCCGCCTCCTGGACAGGCTGCGGCCGGACGGGGAGGGCTACGCCTGGAGTCCGCTCGGGCGCCGCTCGGGGGGCCCGCTGGCCACCGCGCTCGGCACGCTGCTGAACGGGCCCGACCCACTCGTCCCGCTCAACCTCTGA
- a CDS encoding phenylacetate--CoA ligase family protein, whose translation MVWSPDSTAYRSLVEAHRERLRLLERDFDPEYLAALRAEKLDRLWDRLLRVPHFRDLPQARRRRFADAPITRKARLKSDPGRFVAAGDVYHRYYETSGSTGLPTPTPRQVQDTTWNTVSVAAVWGRHLRAGDRVASLLPSDVVPVGDLVAGVADYLGATLLRAYPFAQGICDWDRLEALFAGYAPRHVFAAPGVLLQWTRLLKQRGRLERVSAGVESLLLLGEVSTPPLRTRLGEEWGARVVDVSYGSTETGTIAAACEHDRLHLLAHSHLAEVLVDGRPVPAEPGRRGELVVTTLNNYARPLLRYATGDLVTVGDAADCPCGLNLPTLTVHGREAESLSVGGVPLNAGAIEEIVYTTRGITGYLVQLKRPDAAATRLVLERDVDHDGPEDALHAEVADRFRAIGVHWTQVTSVAQLPQLSKAGGSQKNWKRTNVQWVD comes from the coding sequence ATGGTGTGGTCCCCCGATTCCACCGCCTACAGGTCCCTGGTCGAGGCGCACCGAGAACGTCTGCGGCTGCTTGAGCGCGACTTCGATCCGGAATACCTCGCGGCGCTGCGCGCGGAAAAGCTCGACAGATTATGGGACAGGCTCCTGCGAGTCCCCCACTTCCGGGATCTGCCCCAGGCGCGCCGGCGCCGGTTCGCGGACGCCCCGATCACCCGGAAGGCGCGGCTGAAAAGCGATCCGGGCCGCTTCGTGGCGGCCGGGGACGTCTACCACCGCTACTACGAGACCTCCGGATCCACCGGCCTCCCGACCCCCACCCCGCGACAGGTCCAGGACACCACCTGGAACACCGTCTCGGTCGCCGCCGTCTGGGGACGCCACCTGCGGGCCGGGGACCGGGTGGCCTCGCTGCTGCCCTCCGACGTCGTCCCGGTCGGCGACCTCGTCGCCGGCGTGGCCGACTACCTGGGCGCGACCCTGCTGCGCGCCTACCCCTTCGCCCAGGGCATCTGCGACTGGGACCGCCTGGAGGCGCTGTTCGCCGGGTACGCGCCGCGGCACGTCTTCGCCGCCCCCGGGGTGCTGCTCCAGTGGACCCGGCTGCTGAAGCAGCGCGGCCGGCTGGAGCGGGTCAGCGCCGGGGTCGAGTCGCTGCTGCTGCTGGGCGAGGTCAGCACGCCGCCGTTGCGCACCCGACTGGGCGAGGAGTGGGGCGCCCGCGTCGTCGACGTCTCCTACGGCAGCACCGAGACCGGCACGATCGCCGCCGCCTGCGAACACGACCGGCTGCACCTGCTGGCCCACAGCCACCTGGCGGAGGTGCTGGTCGACGGCCGCCCGGTGCCGGCCGAACCCGGACGCCGCGGGGAACTCGTCGTCACGACGCTGAACAACTACGCCCGGCCGCTCCTGCGGTACGCCACCGGCGACCTGGTCACCGTCGGGGACGCGGCCGACTGCCCCTGCGGGCTCAACCTGCCCACGCTCACCGTGCACGGCAGGGAGGCGGAGAGCCTGTCCGTCGGCGGCGTCCCGCTGAACGCCGGCGCGATAGAGGAGATCGTGTACACCACCCGCGGGATCACCGGGTACCTGGTGCAGCTCAAGCGGCCCGACGCCGCCGCGACCCGCCTGGTGCTGGAGCGCGACGTGGACCACGACGGCCCCGAGGACGCCCTGCACGCCGAGGTCGCCGACCGCTTCCGGGCGATCGGCGTGCACTGGACACAGGTCACCTCCGTGGCCCAGCTCCCGCAGCTGAGCAAGGCCGGCGGCAGCCAGAAGAACTGGAAGCGGACCAACGTGCAGTGGGTGGACTGA
- a CDS encoding phenylacetate--CoA ligase family protein — protein sequence MTLAHPDGAPASASAPRPAGSGEWTQTRELPAEDLHRLLAEVSRLPRLRHLYQGLAERPAGSVRLADLPVLTKEQISDALEDVVLQARGRGHGAYVYGSGGTTSAPRLSLVPTSMFVPEILRHWSPLSPRDVLVNFNTPGRLWSSHNFFNMLAHHSGAVTIPLGSVERHEMADWLDFVDRLGATALDATPSQIAHILEFCESTGRPLPGFRTLLWTGEAYGARAAEVTRRVMPDARLHGVYGSTETWVVGLNWPSCPVDTFHVLPYQHVEIVDGAVVVTNTHPERLNPILRYRVGDLGRLTTCACGRPDRALRLLGRDDPQLKFVSILLMPADIADAARSVEEVRDVQIALTRHGRPDEHMEVRILVRSGTDHADVERRVRDRVLTRVYRLGWAVASTPDSFAVRVVNQLVVNPRTHKTALVLKTDQGTSAHSAR from the coding sequence ATGACACTCGCCCACCCCGACGGCGCCCCCGCGTCCGCCTCCGCCCCCCGGCCGGCCGGTAGCGGCGAATGGACCCAGACCCGGGAGCTGCCCGCCGAGGACCTGCACCGGTTACTGGCCGAGGTCTCCCGCCTGCCCCGGCTGCGCCACCTCTACCAGGGGCTCGCGGAGCGGCCGGCGGGATCGGTGCGCCTCGCCGACCTCCCCGTGCTGACCAAGGAGCAGATCTCCGACGCCCTGGAGGACGTGGTGCTCCAGGCCCGGGGGCGCGGCCACGGCGCCTACGTCTACGGCAGCGGCGGGACGACCTCCGCGCCCCGGCTGAGCCTGGTGCCCACCAGCATGTTCGTGCCCGAGATCCTGCGGCACTGGAGCCCGCTGTCCCCCCGGGACGTGCTGGTCAACTTCAACACCCCGGGCCGGCTGTGGTCCTCGCACAACTTCTTCAACATGCTCGCCCACCACAGCGGAGCCGTCACCATCCCGCTGGGCTCGGTCGAGCGGCACGAGATGGCCGACTGGCTGGACTTCGTGGACCGGCTCGGCGCCACCGCCCTGGACGCCACCCCCAGTCAGATCGCGCACATCCTGGAGTTCTGCGAGTCGACCGGCCGACCGCTGCCGGGCTTCCGCACGCTGCTGTGGACCGGGGAGGCGTACGGCGCCCGGGCCGCCGAGGTGACCCGCCGCGTCATGCCGGACGCCCGGTTGCACGGCGTCTACGGCTCCACCGAGACCTGGGTCGTCGGGCTGAACTGGCCCTCCTGCCCCGTCGACACCTTCCACGTGCTCCCCTACCAGCACGTCGAGATCGTGGACGGCGCCGTGGTGGTCACCAACACCCACCCCGAGCGCCTCAACCCCATCCTGCGCTACCGGGTCGGCGACCTCGGACGCCTGACCACCTGCGCGTGCGGTCGGCCGGACCGGGCGCTGCGGCTGCTCGGCCGCGACGACCCGCAGCTGAAGTTCGTCAGCATCCTGCTGATGCCGGCGGACATCGCCGACGCGGCCCGCTCGGTGGAGGAGGTCCGCGACGTGCAGATCGCCCTGACCCGGCACGGGCGCCCCGACGAGCACATGGAGGTGCGGATCCTGGTGCGCTCCGGCACCGACCACGCCGACGTCGAAAGGCGCGTCCGCGACCGGGTGCTGACCAGGGTGTACCGGCTGGGCTGGGCGGTGGCCTCGACCCCGGACTCCTTCGCGGTCCGGGTCGTCAACCAGCTGGTGGTCAACCCCCGCACGCACAAGACCGCCCTGGTCCTCAAGACCGACCAGGGCACATCGGCGCACAGCGCCCGTTGA
- a CDS encoding MFS transporter, with protein sequence MSAATPPPGAIGGDGTPLPPTPPVPSDPPVRGAVPFLAVWLPSLLAVTGTGLSVFVLGWWIGSAPQGGARLGAVVATASVVSLLLVTLLAGVVDTADRRRTLVTVLTLLLVPLAVLVAVLERPPSTATLLVAGACYVLVHSLQQLYMAAVENIGADLAPSHWPETRTALLTQVHTQLSRAVAPLLAGGLLAAGILWGVTLAAFGFVAVTLLAVHRFRRHVDALSARTASGAAPSTDPTRPGTVRPRPPRGAGHGGGPLRGTARDLATSVRLLRGHRELSFLILFGALGNLVVFPFHAVLPAFNAEYGLPTPAEATLYSASSSAYGAGMLAGTVVLVRLGRFHDTLRGLRAAAGAFALICLVLLTASVAPWPPTVVVAMALTGALFAVLVAVGGAVWLRLTPAAIRVRVFSLRRLTVFSTIPLGSLLMGLGGAEFGYRVFTRALVLAVLAALAVLWWVYLRRDGHGGSGAA encoded by the coding sequence GTGAGCGCCGCCACCCCGCCACCCGGCGCCATCGGTGGCGACGGCACGCCGCTCCCGCCCACCCCGCCCGTCCCGTCCGACCCGCCGGTCCGGGGCGCCGTCCCGTTCCTGGCCGTCTGGCTGCCGAGCCTGCTCGCCGTGACCGGGACCGGCCTGAGCGTCTTCGTGCTCGGCTGGTGGATCGGCTCCGCCCCGCAGGGCGGTGCCCGGCTCGGCGCCGTGGTCGCCACCGCCAGCGTGGTCTCCCTGCTGCTGGTCACGCTGCTCGCCGGCGTCGTCGACACCGCCGACCGGCGCCGCACGCTGGTCACCGTGCTCACGCTGCTGCTGGTCCCGCTGGCCGTGCTCGTCGCGGTCCTGGAACGGCCGCCGAGCACCGCGACCCTGCTGGTCGCCGGGGCCTGCTACGTGCTCGTCCACTCTCTCCAGCAGCTGTACATGGCCGCCGTGGAGAACATCGGCGCGGACCTCGCCCCGTCGCACTGGCCGGAGACCAGGACGGCGCTGCTCACCCAGGTGCACACCCAGCTCTCCCGGGCGGTGGCCCCGCTGCTGGCCGGAGGGCTGCTCGCGGCCGGGATCCTGTGGGGCGTCACCCTGGCGGCCTTCGGGTTCGTCGCCGTCACCCTGCTCGCGGTGCACCGATTCCGGCGGCACGTCGACGCCCTGTCCGCCCGCACTGCGTCCGGCGCGGCACCCTCCACCGACCCGACCCGCCCGGGCACGGTCCGCCCCCGCCCGCCGCGCGGGGCGGGGCACGGTGGCGGCCCGCTCCGCGGCACCGCGCGCGACCTGGCGACCTCCGTCCGGCTGCTGCGCGGACACCGGGAGCTGTCCTTCCTCATCCTCTTCGGCGCCCTCGGCAACCTCGTCGTCTTCCCCTTCCACGCCGTGCTGCCCGCCTTCAACGCCGAGTACGGCCTGCCCACTCCGGCCGAGGCCACCCTCTACAGCGCCTCCTCCTCCGCCTACGGGGCGGGCATGCTGGCCGGCACGGTCGTCCTGGTGCGGCTGGGGCGCTTCCACGACACGCTGCGCGGCCTGCGCGCGGCCGCGGGCGCCTTCGCGCTGATCTGCCTGGTGCTGCTCACCGCCTCGGTCGCCCCGTGGCCGCCCACCGTGGTGGTGGCGATGGCGCTGACGGGCGCCCTCTTCGCCGTCCTGGTCGCGGTCGGCGGCGCGGTCTGGCTCCGCCTCACCCCCGCCGCGATCCGGGTCCGGGTCTTCAGCCTGCGCCGGCTGACGGTCTTCTCCACCATCCCGCTCGGCTCGCTGCTGATGGGCCTCGGCGGGGCGGAGTTCGGCTACCGGGTCTTCACCCGCGCACTGGTGCTGGCCGTGCTGGCCGCCCTCGCCGTCCTGTGGTGGGTCTACCTGCGCCGGGACGGGCACGGGGGGAGCGGCGCGGCATGA
- a CDS encoding aspartate aminotransferase family protein produces the protein MTTPLLPDAAAPPHGAPSDTAVFERHESDVRLYSRKFPVVFTHGHGSWLVSEDGRRYLDFFCGASALNYGHNPPEAKERLIEYLSRDGLVHGLDMYTAAKRAFLARFHEVIAAPHGLPHKVQFCGPTGTDAVEAALKLARKATGRRTVVAFTGAFHGMSRGSLSVTGSRRARAAGGVDLQDVLFVPYEDGPAGAFDSVDYLERLLADPAGGVDPPAAVIVEPVQVDGGVYPASARWLRRLRAFTERWGALLIADDIQAGCGRSGDFFSFTHAGVTPDLITLSKSISGYGLPLSLLLIAPGLDVWQPGEHTGTFRGNQLAFVSATATLELWTRPEFTARVAENQRVLQEEARRLAAGRPGVTVRGRGMLAGLDVGDPGRAERVQGECFRRGLILELCGRNDRVVKLMPALNIGEEDLRTGIDVLRSALEATA, from the coding sequence ATGACCACACCACTGTTGCCGGACGCCGCGGCGCCGCCGCACGGCGCCCCCTCCGACACCGCGGTCTTCGAGCGGCACGAGTCGGACGTGCGCCTGTACAGCCGCAAGTTCCCCGTGGTCTTCACCCACGGCCACGGATCCTGGCTGGTGAGCGAGGACGGCCGCCGCTACCTGGACTTCTTCTGCGGCGCGAGCGCCCTGAACTATGGTCACAACCCGCCGGAGGCCAAGGAACGCCTGATCGAGTACCTGAGCCGGGACGGCCTGGTCCACGGCCTCGACATGTACACCGCCGCCAAGCGCGCCTTCCTCGCCCGCTTCCACGAGGTGATCGCCGCCCCGCACGGGCTGCCCCACAAGGTGCAGTTCTGCGGGCCGACCGGAACCGACGCCGTGGAGGCCGCGCTGAAGCTCGCCCGCAAGGCCACGGGGCGCCGCACCGTGGTGGCCTTCACCGGGGCGTTCCACGGCATGTCGCGCGGATCGCTCTCGGTGACGGGAAGCCGCCGGGCGCGGGCCGCCGGTGGCGTGGACCTGCAGGACGTGCTGTTCGTCCCCTACGAGGACGGCCCGGCCGGGGCCTTCGACTCCGTCGACTACCTGGAGCGGCTGCTCGCCGACCCGGCCGGCGGGGTGGACCCGCCGGCGGCGGTCATCGTGGAACCGGTGCAGGTGGACGGGGGCGTGTACCCGGCCTCGGCCCGCTGGCTGCGCCGACTGCGGGCGTTCACCGAGCGGTGGGGCGCCCTGCTGATCGCCGATGACATCCAGGCCGGCTGCGGCCGCTCCGGCGACTTCTTCAGCTTCACCCACGCCGGCGTCACCCCGGACCTGATCACCCTGTCCAAGTCGATCAGCGGCTACGGCCTGCCGCTCTCCCTGCTGCTGATCGCCCCGGGGCTCGACGTGTGGCAGCCCGGCGAGCACACCGGCACCTTCCGCGGCAACCAGCTCGCCTTCGTCAGCGCGACCGCCACGCTGGAGTTGTGGACCCGCCCGGAGTTCACCGCACGGGTCGCGGAGAACCAGCGCGTCCTGCAGGAGGAGGCCCGGCGACTCGCGGCCGGCCGGCCCGGCGTCACCGTGCGGGGACGCGGCATGCTCGCCGGTCTCGACGTGGGCGACCCCGGCCGGGCCGAGCGCGTCCAGGGCGAGTGCTTCCGGCGCGGGCTGATCCTCGAGCTGTGCGGACGCAACGACCGGGTCGTCAAGCTCATGCCCGCACTGAACATCGGCGAGGAGGACCTGCGCACCGGGATCGACGTCCTCCGCTCCGCCCTCGAGGCCACCGCCTGA
- a CDS encoding SDR family NAD(P)-dependent oxidoreductase, whose protein sequence is MSRVVVVSGGGTGIGRAVAEAFAADGERVVLVGRRPEVLEATAAEITAAADGATPEVEAVAADLSTAAGADRVREVVGARAGGVDVLVNAAGGNVALGAPPAEGSPAERAAEHWTGNFRANVLTAVLLTEALRDLLAPGGRVLLLSSIAAYRGSGTGSYAGTKAALHPYAFDLAAALGPRGITVNVVAPGYVERTEFFRGALSAERERTLIGQTLNGRAGTPEDVAETVRWLASAGAAHVTGQIVQVNGGAERGR, encoded by the coding sequence ATGTCACGAGTCGTCGTGGTCAGTGGCGGCGGAACCGGGATCGGCCGCGCGGTCGCCGAGGCGTTCGCCGCGGACGGTGAGCGCGTGGTGCTGGTGGGCCGCCGCCCCGAGGTGCTGGAGGCCACCGCCGCGGAGATCACCGCGGCCGCGGACGGCGCCACCCCCGAGGTGGAGGCGGTCGCCGCGGACCTGTCGACCGCCGCCGGGGCCGACCGCGTCCGCGAGGTGGTCGGCGCGCGGGCCGGCGGCGTCGACGTCCTGGTCAACGCCGCCGGCGGGAACGTGGCACTGGGAGCGCCGCCGGCCGAGGGCAGCCCGGCCGAGCGCGCCGCCGAGCACTGGACGGGCAACTTCCGAGCCAACGTGCTCACCGCGGTGCTGCTCACCGAGGCGCTGCGGGACCTGCTGGCGCCCGGAGGCCGGGTCCTGCTGCTCAGCTCCATCGCCGCCTACCGGGGCTCGGGAACCGGCTCCTACGCCGGCACCAAGGCCGCCCTGCACCCCTACGCCTTCGACCTCGCCGCCGCGCTCGGCCCGCGGGGGATCACGGTCAACGTGGTCGCGCCCGGGTACGTCGAGCGGACCGAGTTCTTCCGTGGCGCCCTGTCGGCCGAGCGCGAGCGCACCCTGATCGGCCAGACCCTGAACGGGCGCGCCGGCACGCCCGAGGACGTGGCCGAGACGGTGCGCTGGCTCGCCTCCGCCGGGGCCGCGCACGTCACCGGGCAGATCGTGCAGGTCAACGGCGGCGCCGAGCGCGGGCGATGA
- a CDS encoding amidase family protein, producing the protein MDRRTAPTHPAPAPAPRRAATAGDRPAPTPSTERTEPRAQLPPEGTNEPLRLPGNLGLPLHSRVRLITRGSLPAIAWRAEANAWARAADERYRATTELRALGPTDGDIRLGVKDTVDAAGFATRLGLRHHRHYPARSAAALRGLRGVSVIAKLVTPELSIGRRHGARNPRFPRVDPAGSSTGSAVAVAASICDVALGTDTVASVRLPAAACGVVGLRATHRADQLDGVFPLSPPLDAPGWIARTADDLSYFWYRSGLGGPLPPALPPGETFRVGVVAEALDGPNTPEVRGALDTLRDALADSGHRLVTVRLGRLWEQRGAAYELCARTALDAYRRWRAGADDPLEDATRSAIEAGAEIGDARHAEITATLRAVRGTVADLFRGQGVDLWLLPLHPVPPRGVDSPPAAASVIPRRGEPDYERRLGYAPVASFAGLPAIAFPAGADPERGAPIAAQAVAAPGAEALLIRFAQEAARLLGDPLAPAARPAPRPPGAGQPVAGGEGPR; encoded by the coding sequence ATGGACCGACGCACAGCGCCGACGCATCCCGCCCCCGCGCCCGCACCCCGCCGGGCGGCCACCGCCGGTGACCGCCCGGCCCCCACCCCCTCCACCGAGCGGACCGAGCCCCGCGCGCAGCTGCCCCCAGAGGGAACCAACGAGCCGCTGCGCCTCCCGGGAAACCTCGGCCTGCCGCTCCACAGCCGGGTACGGCTGATCACCCGTGGCAGCCTGCCCGCGATCGCCTGGCGCGCCGAGGCCAACGCCTGGGCCCGGGCCGCCGACGAGCGTTACCGGGCCACCACCGAACTGCGCGCGCTCGGACCGACCGACGGCGACATCCGGCTCGGAGTCAAGGACACCGTGGACGCGGCCGGTTTCGCCACCCGGCTCGGGCTGCGGCACCACCGGCACTACCCGGCGCGCTCCGCCGCCGCGCTGCGCGGCCTGCGCGGCGTCTCCGTCATCGCCAAGCTGGTCACCCCGGAGCTCTCCATCGGCCGCCGGCACGGCGCCCGCAACCCGCGCTTCCCGCGCGTGGACCCGGCCGGCTCCAGCACCGGCAGCGCGGTGGCGGTGGCCGCCTCCATCTGCGACGTGGCGTTGGGCACCGACACGGTCGCCTCGGTCCGCCTGCCGGCCGCGGCCTGCGGGGTCGTCGGCCTGCGGGCGACGCACCGCGCGGACCAGTTGGACGGCGTCTTCCCGCTCTCGCCGCCGCTGGACGCGCCCGGCTGGATCGCCCGCACCGCCGACGACCTGTCCTACTTCTGGTACCGCAGCGGACTCGGCGGGCCGTTACCGCCCGCGCTCCCGCCGGGGGAGACCTTCCGCGTCGGCGTGGTCGCGGAGGCGCTCGACGGACCGAACACGCCCGAGGTCCGCGGCGCGCTCGACACCCTGCGGGACGCGCTCGCCGACTCCGGCCACCGCCTCGTGACCGTCCGCCTGGGCCGGCTGTGGGAGCAGCGGGGCGCCGCCTACGAGCTGTGCGCGCGCACCGCGCTGGACGCCTACCGGCGGTGGCGGGCGGGCGCCGACGATCCGCTGGAGGACGCCACCCGGTCGGCGATCGAGGCGGGCGCCGAGATCGGCGACGCGCGCCACGCCGAGATCACCGCCACGCTCCGCGCCGTCCGCGGGACCGTCGCCGACCTGTTCCGCGGCCAGGGCGTCGACCTGTGGCTGCTGCCCCTGCACCCGGTGCCGCCCCGCGGGGTGGACTCCCCGCCCGCCGCGGCCTCGGTGATCCCGCGCCGCGGCGAGCCGGACTACGAGCGGCGCCTCGGATACGCGCCGGTCGCCAGCTTCGCCGGTCTGCCGGCGATCGCCTTCCCCGCGGGCGCGGATCCGGAGCGTGGGGCCCCGATCGCGGCGCAGGCCGTGGCGGCGCCCGGAGCCGAGGCGCTGCTGATCCGGTTCGCCCAGGAGGCCGCCCGCCTCCTCGGCGACCCGCTCGCCCCCGCCGCCCGCCCGGCACCACGGCCGCCGGGCGCGGGGCAACCGGTCGCCGGGGGAGAGGGACCGCGGTGA
- a CDS encoding AMP-binding protein translates to MPTAARGPGTDPRACLEAALTHGRTPLGRSVDWRELGVRDAGDLLALLPPVLPFATSGTTGTPRRWWRTREQLVAEAERLAALLAPARSDAVLVHAPLRHLYGLLLGALVPALLGLPAYYRGAVEPPRPGPHRPLVVAVPSTWSLLKRSLSVLRGYRALTVVHSTGRLPVDSVRRVRRAAPSLALYEVHGSTETGMIAVRTTEDGEFALADDVELTPGLAPGRTVPLSVRGARLARPDGGPPPVDHVLDDLVRVTGPRAYRLVGRAGRIVKIDGRRADLAAVEATLRAAVPGLELACVLVPDPVRGEWYEVRVRGSLEQRRAVVDAAARLLPAWQAPRAVLTEPHPPRRRSRAL, encoded by the coding sequence ATGCCCACCGCCGCGCGTGGGCCCGGGACCGACCCGCGGGCCTGCCTGGAGGCCGCGCTGACGCACGGCCGGACACCGCTGGGCCGCTCGGTGGACTGGCGGGAGCTGGGGGTGCGGGACGCCGGCGACCTGCTCGCCCTGCTGCCCCCCGTGCTGCCCTTCGCCACCTCCGGCACCACGGGCACGCCGCGCAGGTGGTGGCGCACCCGGGAGCAGCTGGTCGCGGAGGCGGAGCGGCTCGCCGCCCTGCTGGCCCCGGCGCGCTCGGACGCCGTCCTGGTGCACGCGCCGCTGCGCCACCTGTACGGCCTGCTGCTGGGGGCGCTGGTGCCGGCCCTGCTGGGGCTGCCGGCGTACTACCGCGGCGCGGTGGAACCGCCGCGGCCCGGTCCGCACCGGCCGCTGGTGGTCGCGGTCCCCTCGACCTGGTCGCTGCTGAAACGTTCCCTCTCGGTGCTGCGCGGATACCGGGCCCTCACCGTCGTCCACAGCACCGGCCGGCTGCCCGTCGACTCCGTGCGGCGGGTGAGGCGGGCCGCGCCGTCGCTGGCCCTGTACGAGGTCCACGGCTCCACCGAGACCGGGATGATCGCGGTGCGCACCACCGAGGACGGGGAGTTCGCCCTGGCGGACGACGTGGAGCTGACCCCCGGCCTGGCGCCGGGCCGGACCGTGCCGCTGTCGGTGCGCGGCGCCCGCCTGGCCCGCCCCGACGGCGGCCCGCCCCCCGTGGACCACGTGCTGGACGACCTGGTGCGGGTCACCGGTCCGCGCGCCTACCGGTTGGTCGGGCGCGCCGGACGGATCGTGAAGATCGACGGGCGCCGCGCGGACCTGGCGGCGGTCGAGGCCACGCTGCGCGCCGCCGTCCCCGGGCTCGAACTCGCCTGCGTCCTCGTCCCGGATCCCGTGCGCGGGGAGTGGTACGAGGTGCGCGTGCGCGGGTCGCTCGAACAGCGACGGGCCGTGGTCGACGCCGCCGCGCGGCTGCTGCCGGCCTGGCAGGCTCCGCGCGCGGTGCTGACCGAGCCCCACCCGCCGCGGCGACGATCACGCGCCCTGTGA